A window of Candidatus Epulonipiscium sp. genomic DNA:
CTATTGTACTATGGATATAAAGAAAAATATATGCCCCTGCTTTTGGGTGCTACCATAGGGCAAATATCCATAATTAATACTTATTCTCATATTCATACACCGATTTTTATTTCTCTTATTAGAACCTTCCATGGGATTTGGATAGGATTAATTGGAGGAGTAATACTCATATTTATCGTAAAAAGTATTAATAAATTAGGGAGAAGATGGAACCTATGGGAAGTATAATCCTATCAGGATATTATGGATTTGATAACACTGGCGATGAAGCGGTGATGTATTCTATTATAGAAAGTTTAAGAAAAGAAACAAAAAGCAATATTGTGGTATTATCTAATAATCCTAAAAAAACAGCATCTACATATAATGTAGGTGCTGTGAATAGATGGAATTATAAAGAAATAATATCAGCTATAAGGAAATGTGATATATTAATTAGTGGAGGAGGGAGCCTCCTTCAAGATATTACGGGATACAAAAGTGTCATATACTATCTATCCATCGTATTAATAGCAAAGTTATTTAGAAAAAAGGTAGTTTTTTATGCCCAAGGGATAGGTCCTGTTTCTGTGAAATTTAACCGACTCCTAATAAAATGGATAGTCAATAAAGTAGATTTTATATCTGTACGGGATGAAAAGTCAAAAAGAGAACTTATTAAAATGGGAATTAAAAAACCTATTGATGTGGTAATAGACCCTGTTCTAAGGCTTAATGTAGTCAATAGAAAAATGAAAGAGACAAAAAGGGTAGGAGTTTACTTAAGGCATTGGGAGGTGGAGAGCAGTTTTTTTGAAATTATAAAGGAAATTTTAATTTGGTTTTCTAATCAGGGATGGGATGTAATCTTTGTTCCTATGCACTATCCTGAAGATGTGAGTATAGCAAAAGAAATAAGCAAACAAATACCGAACTCGAAAACATATCAAGGAAAATACTTACCGAAAGATATTTTGGAATTTACCAGTACTATGGATTATGTTATTGGTATGAGACTTCATTCTCTTATTATGGCTGCAGCTACAGAGGTACCTTATCTAGGATTATCTTATGATCCTAAAGTTAAAAGCTTTGTGGATACTATGAAAGTTGGAAAGGCCTTAAATATTGATAATATTAATAAGAATGAAGCAATATCATATCTAGAATCTGTAATTAACAACCTAGATAAACATGGGAAAGAACTTAAATATAGAAAAAAGGAACTTCTGCAATTTTCAGATACCCCTATGCAATTTATTAAAAAGTTCTTATCTAAATAAAAAGGTATGGCTTATAGTGCTTTTAAAGATACAAGGAGAGATAACAATGGATAAAAAGGTTAACATAATGGGTGTACCAATAGATAGGGTTACGATGGAGGAAGCCCTTCAAAAAACAATTAATCTTTTAAAAGAAAACAAATGCCATGCAATATATACCCCAAATCCGGAAATAATAATGGAAGCACAAAAAGATGGGAAACTAATGAAAGCCCTTATTCATTCTTCCCTCATTGTCCCAGATGGAATAGGAGTTGTATGGGCTTCTAGAATATTAAGGGGACCAAAGCTCCCTGAAAGGGTTGCAGGTTATGACTTAGTTCAAAATCTTTTTAGGGAGTTATCAAAGACAAATTATACTTTT
This region includes:
- the csaB gene encoding polysaccharide pyruvyl transferase CsaB, translated to MGSIILSGYYGFDNTGDEAVMYSIIESLRKETKSNIVVLSNNPKKTASTYNVGAVNRWNYKEIISAIRKCDILISGGGSLLQDITGYKSVIYYLSIVLIAKLFRKKVVFYAQGIGPVSVKFNRLLIKWIVNKVDFISVRDEKSKRELIKMGIKKPIDVVIDPVLRLNVVNRKMKETKRVGVYLRHWEVESSFFEIIKEILIWFSNQGWDVIFVPMHYPEDVSIAKEISKQIPNSKTYQGKYLPKDILEFTSTMDYVIGMRLHSLIMAAATEVPYLGLSYDPKVKSFVDTMKVGKALNIDNINKNEAISYLESVINNLDKHGKELKYRKKELLQFSDTPMQFIKKFLSK